The DNA segment ATAGGTACCTTTCCTTCCAAGTAATTGTTACTAACATCCAGTTTCAGCAGTGAACTCAATCCTCCAACGCTTAAAGGCAACGGTCCAGAGAAGAAATTCCTGCTTAGATCCAATATCAATAATCCGGTTAAGCCATAGACCTCCGGTATTCTCCCTGTAAACCGGTTTCCAGACAGCACTAAGCGTCTCAGTCTGGTTAACTTGGCTAAATTCTCTGGCAATAAACCTGTTAACCGGTTTTCTAGCACCACTAGAGATTGAAGATTGGTGAGGCTAGTGATGAAAGAAGGGAGTTCACCGATCAGTCCCGGGTTTGATCTGATCTCAAGCGTCTCCAAGTTCTTAGAGAGATCCAGCCACTTCTCGTCTGAAACTGAAGCTAGATATTGGTTTGGTGATGTGAAGCAGttgaatagagagagagacttgagGTGCTTGAGCTCAAAGAGTTGTGGTCTGATCACTGGAATCTCAGTACAAGCAAGAGAGTTGTCTCGCATAGACCCAAAGCTTAAAGCAGTCACATACCAAAGATCATCAAATAGATCACAAGTTACACCCTGCATAGTTAACAGCAAAGAATTAAATATTTGAGgaggatatatacatatatataatagaattttATGTTACACAAAAAAGGATGTGACATTATTCTCTGAAACTGGAAATGATAACTAATTATTATTCCACTGGTGAAGTTGAGTACACACCAAAATGGAACAGAGGAATTTTCATTAGTAATTACTAAATAAAGAAAGTAAATCTCATTTTTTACTATCTTCTGGCTTTAGATTACATAAATAGAAATTTACTTTAGATTTTCAACTATATTATCAGAAGTTCAACATCTTTTATCATAATTGGTAACTTTTTGTTGCTGTTGAGTAACACAAAATAAGATCAAAGAAGAATGATGAGAGAAAGAACCTGGAACGGAGTCCAACCACAAGGGTCAGGAAAAAGGTAGGAACCATTCCAAGAGTCACCAACGAACCCTTGAACTGTAGAGTAGAGAGCAGCTTTCTCTGTTTTTTCCATTGGACCTCCTTCACTTTCCTCTGTTTCTGCGCTGCTCCAGTTCACCACCAAACACCACACACATAGTAAAAAACATAATTGCTGCTTCTTTGTGAATCTAAGCATCTTCACTGAAGTTATAGTGAGAAGATACAAGAAGAGGAGGATAAAAAAAGTGTTGTGTGGATCTAATCTCTGTATTGGAACTATTCCACTTGTTGAAGCAAATGTTGGAAGATGAAAACAAAGCTATCACCACAATGTGTTTATGGGACCCTTTTGAGAACCATGAATGTTGGTTGATATGTACATAAGATTTTTCCAAGAAAACAACCCTTAatagtattctttttttttctccaataCAGATTAGTTTGAGACAAGAAATTTCATGAGAAAAAGGATAACGGTTTAGAGGTTCCTCTGCTTTCCatctttgtttctcttttagGGTTTGTTATAGAGGAAATGCCAAGAAGTAGTGACCcaagaaagaacaagagagtAAAAGCCAAATCTGTTTCTCTAACTTATGATTGCATAAAAACACAGCTGTATGTGTTATATAGACATGTGTAAGCACCTCAGCAGTCTACAACATGACAAAACTGAATTTATGGGGTTAAATCCAAATAACCGACTAAGCATTTGcaatttttcaaaatgttcACAACAGGTTTATGGTTTGCTTAAATACAGGTTTATTAATGAGCATATCGGAGTAAGTTGTACAGTTATAGAGTATATAGCCAGAGGTTTAGACAAGGACTAAGCATTAgcaataaagatttataaaacaaaacctTTAAAAGCAAGGCACAGTTAACaaagcagagaaaaaaaaatcagaaacaatAATGGTAATGAAACAATAATGGTAACGAAAATGATAAGAGAGATGGTCGAGTGAAAGCGAAAGGCAGAGAAGATCCAAGTCCTTTACAAGAGGACTGTTCTgcagaaagtttttttttattatttgttatgataatctctttccttaggtttatgaatttttttatcaagtattttttcttcaaaaacagTTAATTTatctgttttaaaatataaatgttatagaaaatataaatgttttgaaatataagataaatatgAACTTTAATAAcaactgtgtaaccaatcatattttacaatatgttttataattgACTAAGTTGTTGTggattatatttttgataatattcttagatgaaaataagTTTTTAATCTCTCTGGCCAAAACATATATGGAGTATTATATATCTTGAAaaggaataaaaataaatgaacacGGCGAGGAGATagttaaaaagttaaaactcaAACGAACTCAAAAGGAACAGAAACTTAATTGAGTGGAACAAATTAGCACTAATGTTTAGTTAATTAAGAACATTCAGAGAATGAATTCATGGCTAATCAAATGTCATAGATCCCTGCAACTGAAATCTAATGGAGATATTAATTTTCTAGAGTAATGAAGGGTGAGTGATGGATGCTCTTGCATGGCCTTCTTTCGTTTGGACCACACTCGTTTTGTACTAACATTGAAAGGTGAGGCATATCTACTATATCTACTCACTCTAAACCTATTCATTACAAAAACTGAAAATCTTGGTAAGATCCTACATATAAGCTGTATAGTCCTTTTCTTCTATTTTAGCATTTTGTGTTGTGGACTTGCTTTTCCTTTGTTTGGTGATTTTCAGGCAAACACAACCAACAAAAGATGTCAGGTCGATGACAATGACTTATGTAACTTTGTTTCTTATCTCTGAATCTTTGTGTGGTTTCCTTGAACACCAACACCATTACCAATGTAGAAAGCATATTTGAATCAAATGCTGCATTTCTTACAAAGCCCTTAACTTCCAAGATTACACTTGCTTTTGTTTCAGTTGCttgaaaaagaaagtaaagttaaaaaaaaacacacacacataacaaaatatgttttttctttctcaggCAATCCTACTCATGGAATAGTTTTGTCTTTAAGAGAGGGTGAAGCTGATTAGGTTGTGAAAAAGACCCAAAGCTTCTTCGTTTTCCTATTTGATCATGCTGATAGTTCTATCATCCTCTTCACCACTGTGCTCTGTTCTTTCACCGCTGCCTCCTCCTGCTTCGAACTGTGGATCATCCACTGGTCTCTTTCCCATACTTTTGTCCTTGAACTCAGGCTCTGCTTCAGACAGAGAAAAAACATCTGCAAAAAATGGGGATGATCTAATTTGATGTTTCAGGGGATTAATCATACCTTAACAATCTCCTTATGTGTTACCCGCCTTCACTAAGCTAAAAATACGATATAAGAAAGTTGGCTGACCTGCGTCGGTCACAAGTCACAACAAGCTTATCCTCAAGCTCATGGGCTCAGAATAGACCCTTTGGCTGCGGAGAAGGCTTCGTGACTTCGTCTGCGAAAGCTACGAACTTTCCCTTCCGATCGTTCGCCGGAAACTGTTTCCGTCAAAACCCAACTACTCGTTTTCCCTCGGAACACGCGAGCTACGGTGGACTGTTTCACACTCTTGGGTCGTTGAAGTAGCAAACGACAATATTTATTGGGCCACTTTGggcttttcttttcctttttactaACCCAGCTTTGAGGCTTCTATATGAAAATTCCTTTTTgaatattcatttatattttcaaatttatgtaTCTAACTTAAAGATGTTTATCTCCTTTATTGAatttcagaacaaaaaaaaaatcaataggcACAGTGTTATTTTAACTTGTTTGATACATGTTTCAACTTGATTAGTTCATAAGAAAGCAATTTAAAAGCGATAAGCATCAGAATTGAGACTGAACCCTTGCCTTATCATGATTGTGGGTTGACTCGGTTGTGTTTTGCTTCCGAGATCGAAGCAATTTCACGTGTTTACAACACCCGGTTTAGTACGGCTTCACATacttaaagttataaaaatatattttcatgaaatttgaaaataacaataaataatattatttatttacttctaTTATTTTTCTCTTCATTTTACTGTTTAACATACTGTGCTCATCAAGTTAAACATAGATTTGTTTTTGCATTGTTGGAGGATCTTCGAAAACACTACCACTAGTGTTACAATACATGGACTTTTACAATATCTTTTGTGGTGCATGTTCACTTGCTCTCTAATGAACAAGTCTCAATAATTTTAAGAAACAGctgtaatatataaaaaaaatcaaaaagtcatGCACTAACAACAATTCATTTTGAAGCTTTGATCCAGTTAATTAACTGAGGCATTTTTCAATTATCATTTACTTGGTGAGTTTAGAATCTTATGTTTTTAgacattatattatttaaatttctatatatgtatatcattTAGTTTAAACTAAATGAACTAATGTATTTAGAAAGTAAGGTTTGTATGTGTTACCGACGCTTATTTTATTTTGCCTTTATAAAATATCACAAGGTAACTACGCCACAAAAACCTAATCTTTGAAAATAGGTCCCATTAAAATATGATGGCACACAACACTAGACTCATGTGAAGGGAAACAACTATTATGGaaagtataatatattattttaaaatcgttCTTTTTAATATGCTAGAAGACGATATAATTTACCCTAAATTATTAATTCAGTCGTTTACCATTTGTACATCTTGGTCCCTCTTTACAATTGTCAACAgcatttgtaataatattttaaaataaacaaattagttGGTATAGAAAGAAACCAAATACAGAAAAGTCGGCACATCCTGAGATTGAGAGACAGTGAAGCTTTGTAAAATGACAATTTCCTTATTTTTATCGAAAAGACAGCAAGACACTATACTGGCCAAAGTCATGTTCAGATTTACCAAATAAATGTCTTTACCATATTAAAGTTTAAACTCTATTTACGAGTTTTCTTTTTTAGTCTATTTACGAGTTAGCTTAACAACACTAGCTAAACTGCATGTATATATTGATAAAGTCAGTTACTCAATGTATTGTTTTTTAACAGTATGAATTACTCGATGTATTTTAAGAAATGAAAGTGGAcgatttacatataaaattttgCATAATATATAAGCGTGAAAAAGAGGCTATAAAAAACTTGTAGTTCAAATTTCGGACGTATGAAACAAATATTAGTACGTTCTTAtcatatgttatatttgtatatttcttatAGAGAGATTATATTTGTATCTTATACTATGTATTATTTTGTCTTTGGTATAATAAGGCATCTAGAATAACTCTCAGTTGTGACGTGCCGTTGCAGCTACTGGTTGGCTAATCCCAAAGTCAAAGCAATTATATAATGATACATCATCATTATAATCAACGACTAATTTTTCTTCAAATTGATAATTAATATACATAACAGTCAACATAaggtaacaaaaacaaaacaaatcaaaaaacaaaacaataatctttttttttttctcgttaaCCACAATAACCAAGATATGTGAATTATTTCTTGATAGTAAACCAACATATTTACAGATAAAATCGTCAAAGTAAAGCTAAAATATACTTGTGTACtcatgataaaaatatgtatCAAGACCAAAACTATGAAAGACctattaaagaaaataaacaaaaagatctaaatatttaatatcctcctttaagacaaaaaaaaactaggtaAAGTCTGATCAGGCTTTGGTTTGAATGTTACCACTCTAATCAAGAACGTGTAATCGTCATTCATCAATGGTGCAACGGATTGGGTCCGGAGGGAACTCGGCGTTTCTCCACTCCGTAACGGGGATCGATCTCATCGCCGTCGTCTTTCTCGCCGGAAGGACGATGATGGTGGTTGTTCTCTCGGGGATGGAAAGGAGTGAAGTCAAATCTATGGGAGAGAGCTTTTCTGCTGACTAATCTAGTGGTGTCGGGACTGCGGTCCTGGTGCTTCGGCATCGACGGCTCATCCGCATTTGGAGAGTAAAGATGGTGGAGGTTGAAGGAATACAAGTAGTGgaggaggagaaagaagaatgaGAGCCAGAGAACTATAAAGAGAATTTGAGAGAATTTCAAAGCCATGGACGATGAGAGAGGAAACAGAAGATGATGAAGGATATTTTAGCATAACAAGAGCCCAGAGGCCAGACTTTTTCTTATAATCTGCCAAAAAAAACTGTTAATCAATAAGAAAAGGCCAAAAAGATGTTGTTTCTAAGTTTGTGGATGTATTTGgaaagaaacagaagaaagtTTTGTTGGACAGTTCGGAAGACAATATTGTAAAAGCtaatcaatatatttatatatatcatatagttgaCAAAGTGTAAAGTTTAAGAGATGTGAGGGAGTGGGATTTTGTCTTTTCAACGCAGGATGCTTTATCATGTGTGctctatttttataaaagtaGCCCAGTTTATGTGTTAATTAAAAGCTTTGGTGGTAATCCCTGTTTTTCTTTCTGTTGTTAGAAGAAAGTTTGATAAAACTAATAACTGATTTCCTTTTCTGTCTTTCTCGTCATCTGAATACCATGTAATATACTAATATAATATaacctttttatatatttgtacatataaaatattagcaGAATGTCGTTAACAAAAAATAGCAATCGAGAGTAGCTATATTGACAAAAACTTgagaaattttaatattaatagtatttttaattgtttaaaggcgatttttgtttgtatctatatgt comes from the Brassica napus cultivar Da-Ae chromosome A7, Da-Ae, whole genome shotgun sequence genome and includes:
- the LOC106354040 gene encoding piriformospora indica-insensitive protein 2 encodes the protein MLRFTKKQQLCFLLCVWCLVVNWSSAETEESEGGPMEKTEKAALYSTVQGFVGDSWNGSYLFPDPCGWTPFQGVTCDLFDDLWYVTALSFGSMRDNSLACTEIPVIRPQLFELKHLKSLSLFNCFTSPNQYLASVSDEKWLDLSKNLETLEIRSNPGLIGELPSFITSLTNLQSLVVLENRLTGLLPENLAKLTRLRRLVLSGNRFTGRIPEVYGLTGLLILDLSRNFFSGPLPLSVGGLSSLLKLDVSNNYLEGKVPIELQSLKNLTLLDLRNNRFSGGLTKEIQKMSSLVELVLSNNHLEGDLTGIEWRNLKNLVVLDLSNTGLNGEIPWSILELKKLRFLGLSNNSLGGKLFPQMETKMPCLNALYVNGNNISGELKFSKKFYERMGRRLGAWGNPNLCYHGDEIKNLRDHAPFGVNQCKRMKAVTLA
- the LOC106357171 gene encoding CLAVATA3/ESR (CLE)-related protein 12-like; protein product: NILHHLLFPLSSSMALKFSQILFIVLWLSFFFLLLHYLYSFNLHHLYSPNADEPSMPKHQDRSPDTTRLVSRKALSHRFDFTPFHPRENNHHHRPSGEKDDGDEIDPRYGVEKRRVPSGPNPLHH